One genomic segment of Musa acuminata AAA Group cultivar baxijiao chromosome BXJ3-3, Cavendish_Baxijiao_AAA, whole genome shotgun sequence includes these proteins:
- the LOC135581127 gene encoding uncharacterized protein LOC135581127 isoform X3 — MAALKRAFADVILNTAKESAVRILASERRVLQLQQSLSLAREESLDMLLRLKSIMDSKINESEKSNLSQVRKIQKLEVQLGEAKGTINFLRSELKRLTSELDQRMDIPAEFPDGKSTGHNATSEKYNCKENIHNSDSHLYSKRGAKSVPNSDCCFTKGVTQDEPLNNLIAVDNYAGNPDLASIILSNKEPELYRNGCTRRIRAFERNQVSGKEFSTQIHDQVSDIKSETMMCENGKPERSHTKDFAMVKKPVCRRKRRVHCKKHIMKSTDCGYHDMRHCRSLESSHSKFSMATNDHMSNIKNETNMCENKKAERPWAIDFGMAEKIVRRKMRRQKRMRPAKCITYRDMQHYGLLGSNHSKVGEDDKDRSAGNSQRASGEAPLKALDSCSPQMSGENQETTKDQKTKLNKFSNHRISGLLDGNRIMTRRYVLKLCNTCEDHTGGSHTSGSGATFQENSLKESLVLGTSEVIDDDAVSDAVKNGTLLHEIMLSKADDKLAEDLGTSITKEGHDDCKDEPCKPCGPAAEDRSDKILKYTFQRKRKRVSIDSKVDSTSLEGSMSKQTVEKDNAVLDPQKSSLLVESSRESRRLAQVARQVGISQAQQKRR, encoded by the exons ATTAATGAATCGGAAAAGTCCAATCTATCTCAGGTAAGGAAAATTCAAAAACTTGAAGTTCAACTAGGTGAAGCAAAGGGTACAATAAATTTTCTTAGATCTGAACTGAAGAGATTGACTTCTGAATTGGATCAAAGGATGGATATTCCAGCTGAGTTTCCCGATGGGAAAAGCACAGGTCACAATGCCACTTCTGAGAAATATAATTGTAAAGAAAACATACATAATTCTGACTCACACCTGTACTCTAAAAGAGGAGCCAAAAGTGTACCGAATTCTGACTGCTGCTTCACCAAAGGCGTGACACAAGATGAACCTTTGAATAATTTGATTGCAGTGGATAATTACGCTGGCAACCCTGACTTGGCATCAATAATACTGAGCAACAAAGAGCCAGAGCTTTATCGAAACGGATGCACCCGGAGGATTCGAGCTTTTGAGCGGAATCAAGTATCTGGGAAAGAGTTCTCTACACAAATCCATGACCAGGTCTCAGACATAAAGAGTGAAACAATGATGTGTGAGAATGGAAAACCTGAAAGGTCTCACACCAAAGATTTTGCTATGGTGAAGAAACCAGTGTGTCGTAGGAAACGAAGAGTGCATTGTAAAAAGCATATTATGAAGTCCACAGATTGTGGTTATCATGACATGCGACATTGTAGATCCCTGGAGAGTAGTCATTCTAAGTTTTCTATGGCGACCAATGACCATATGTCAAACATAAAGAATGAAACAAACATGTGCGAGAATAAAAAAGCTGAAAGGCCCTGGGCCATAGATTTTGGTATGGCAGAAAAAATAGTAAGAAGAAAGATGCGGCGTCAAAAACGCATGAGACCTGCTAAATGTATTACTTATCGTgacatgcaacattatggattgcTAGGTAGTAATCATTCCAAGGTTGGAGAAGATGACAAGGATAGATCTGCTGGTAATTCACAGAGGGCTAGCGGTGAAGCACCTCTAAAGGCACTGGATTCTTGTTCACCTCAGATGTCTGGAGAAAATCAGGAAACAACAAAAGATCAAAAGACTAAGTTGAACAAATTTTCCAATCATAGAATCTCAGGGCTTTTAGATGGTAATAGAATAATGACAAGGAGATATGTTCTGAAACTATGCAATACTTGTGAAGATCATACTGGTGGAAGCCATACTTCTGGTAGTGGAGCCACTTTTCAAGAAAATAGTCTAAAGGAATCTTTGGTACTAGGTACAAGTGAGGTGATTGATGATGATGCAGTTTCAGATGCTGTTAAAAATGGCACACTGCTACATGAGATAATGTTGTCAAAAGCAGATGATAAATTAGCGGAAGATTTGGGTACTTCTATAACAAAAGAGGGTCACGATGATTGTAAAGATGAACCTTGCAAGCCATGTGGACCTGCTGCTGAAGATCGAAGTGACAAAATCCTCAAATATACCTTTCAGAGGAAGCGGAAGAGGGTTTCTATAGATAGCAAAGTTGACTCTACATCTTTAGAGGGAAGCATGTCCAAGCAAACAGTGGAGAAAGATAATGCTGTGCTGGACCCTCAGAAATCTAGCTTACTGGTGGAATCATCCAGAGAGAGTAGGAGACTGGCACAGGTTGCTCGACAG GTTGGTATATCACAAGCCCAACAGAAGAGGCGGTAG